From Microcebus murinus isolate Inina chromosome 15, M.murinus_Inina_mat1.0, whole genome shotgun sequence, the proteins below share one genomic window:
- the LOC105881817 gene encoding protein transport protein Sec23B, with amino-acid sequence MATYLEFIQQNEERDGVRFSWNVWPSSRLEATRMVVPLACLLTPLKERPDLPPVQYEPVLCSRPTCKAVLNPLCQVDYRAKLWACNFCFQRNQFPPAYAGISEVNQPAELMPQFSTIEYMIQRGAQSPLIFLYVVDTCLEEDDLQALKESLQMSLSLLPPDALVGLITFGRMVQVHELSCEGISKSYVFRGTKDLTAKQIQDMLGLSKPAMPMQQARPPQPQEHPFVSSRFLQPIHKIDMNLTDLLGELQRDPWPVTQGKRPLRSTGVALSIAVGLLEGTFPNTGARIMLFTGGPPTQGPGMVVGDELKIPIRSWHDIEKDNARFMKKAIKHYEMLANRTATNGHCIDIYACALDQTGLLEMKCCANLTGGHMVMGDSFNTSLFKQTFQRIFSKDFNGDFRMAFGATLEVKTSRELKIAGAIGPCVSLNVKGPCVSENELGVGGTSQWKICGLDPTSTLGIYFEVVNQHNAPIPQGGRGAIQFVTQYQHSSTQRRIRVTTIARNWADAQSQLRHIEAAFDQEAAAVLMARLGVFRAESEEGPDVLRWLDRQLIRLCQKFGQYNKEDPTSFRLSDSFSLYPQFMFHLRRSPFLQVFNNSPDESSYYRHHFARQDLTQSLIMIQPILYSYSFQGPPEPVLLDSSSILTDRILLMDTFFQIVIYLGETIAQWRKAGYQDMPEYKNFKHLLQAPLDDAQEILQARFPMPRYINTEHGGSQARFLLSKVNPSQTHNNLYAWGQETGAPILTDDVSLQVFMDHLKKLAVSSAC; translated from the coding sequence ATGGCGACATATCTGGAGTTTATTCAGCAGAATGAAGAACGGGATGGTGTCCGCTTTAGTTGGAATGTGTGGCCTTCCAGCCGTCTGGAAGCTACAAGAATGGTTGTTCCCCTGGCTTGTCTCCTTACTCCTTTAAAAGAACGTCCAGACCTACCTCCTGTACAGTATGAACCTGTGCTTTGCAGCAGACCAACTTGCAAAGCTGTTCTCAATCCACTTTGTCAGGTTGATTATCGAGCAAAACTTTGGGCCTGTAATTTCTGTTTCCAACGAAATCAGTTTCCCCCAGCTTATGCAGGCATATCTGAGGTGAATCAGCCTGCCGAACTGATGCCCCAGTTTTCTACAATTGAGTACATGATACAGCGAGGTGCTCAGTCCCCTCTGATATTTCTCTATGTGGTCGACACATGCCTGGAGGAGGATGACCTTCAAGCACTCAAAGAGTCCCTGCAGATGTCCCTGAGTCTCCTTCCTCCAGATGCTCTGGTGGGTCTTATCACATTTGGGAGGATGGTGCAGGTTCATGAACTAAGCTGCGAAGGAATCTCCAAAAGTTATGTCTTCCGAGGGACCAAGGATTTAACTGCAAAGCAAATACAGGATATGTTGGGTCTGAGCAAGCCAGCCATGCCCATGCAACAAGCCAGACCTCCTCAACCACAGGAGCACCCTTTTGTTTCCAGCAGATTTCTGCAGCCCATTCACAAGATTGATATGAACCTCACTGATCTTCTTGGGGAGCTGCAGAGGGACCCATGGCCAGTAACTCAGGGGAAGAGACCTTTGCGATCCACTGGTGTTGCTTTATCCATTGCTGTTGGCTTGTTGGAGGGCACTTTTCCAAATACGGGAGCCAGGATCATGCTGTTTACTGGAGGTCCCCCTACCCaagggcctggcatggtggttgGAGATGAATTAAAGATTCCTATTCGTTCCTGGCATGATATTGAGAAAGATAATGCACGTTTCATGAAAAAGGCAATTAAGCACTATGAGATGCTTGCTAATCGAACTGCTACAAATGGTCACTGCATTGATATTTATGCTTGTGCCCTTGACCAAACTGGACTTTTGGAGATGAAGTGTTGTGCAAATCTTACTGGAGGCCACATGGTAATGGGAGATTCTTTCAACACTTCTCTCTTCAAGCAGACATTCCAAAGGATTTTTAGTAAAGATTTTAATGGAGATTTTCGAATGGCTTTTGGTGCTACTTTGGAAGTAAAGACCTCTCGGGAACTGAAGATTGCGGGAGCCATTGGTCCATGTGTATCTCTGAATGTGAAAGGACCATGTGTGTCAGAAAATGAACTTGGTGTTGGTGGCACAAGTCAGTGGAAAATCTGTGGCCTGGATCCCACATCTACACTTGGCATTTACTTTGAAGTAGTCAATCAGCACAACGCTCCGATCCCCCAAGGAGGCAGAGGTGCCATCCAGTTTGTCACACAGTATCAACACTCCAGCACCCAGAGACGCATCCGTGTGACCACCATTGCCCGAAATTGGGCAGATGCGCAGAGTCAGCTCAGGCACATAGAAGCAGCATTTGACCAGGAAGCTGCAGCGGTCTTGATGGCACGGCTGGGAGTATTCCGAGCGGAGTCAGAAGAGGGGCCCGACGTGCTCCGGTGGCTGGACCGACAACTCATCCGACTGTGTCAGAAGTTTGGACAGTATAACAAAGAAGACCCCACTTCTTTTAGGTTATCAGATtccttttctctatatcctcagtTCATGTTCCATCTTAGAAGATCTCCGTTTCTGCAAGTGTTTAACAACAGCCCTGACGAGTCGTCCTATTACAGACATCATTTTGCCCGGCAAGATCTGACCCAGTCCCTCATCATGATCCAGCCCATTCTCTACTCCTATTCCTTCCAGGGGCCTCCAGAGCCGGTACTCTTGGACAGCAGCAGCATTCTAACTGACAGAATTTTGCTGATGGATACTTTCTTCCAGATTGTCATTTATCTTGGTGAGACCATAGCCCAGTGGCGTAAAGCTGGGTACCAGGACATGCCCGAGTACAAAAACTTCAAGCACCTTCTGCAGGCACCACTGGATGATGCTCAAGAAATTCTACAGGCGCGGTTCCCGATGCCACGTTACATTAACACAGAGCATGGTGGCAGTCAGGCTCGATTCCTTTTGTCCAAAGTGAACCCATCTCAGACACACAATAACCTGTATGCTTGGGGACAGGAAACTGGAGCGCCCATCCTAACTGATGATGTTAGTCTGCAGGTGTTCATGGATCATTTGAAGAAGCTGGCTGTCTCCAGTGCCTGTTAA